In bacterium, the following are encoded in one genomic region:
- a CDS encoding RtcB family protein → MSKPNLKPLEIRGAPVDVGALDQIRRCLEDTEAAAGALLADHHLGYSMPIGGVIAYRGAVSPSGVGYDIACGNKAVLTDLAASDVRPEITRIMDEIYQSLEFGMGRENPEPVGHELFDDPAWRNVRPIGKLRGLAMSQLGTIGSGNHYVDIFRDEADRIWIGVHFGSRGFGHKTCTGFLNLAKGRPFDARPGGENMHAPATVFSLKSEIGRDYLQAMKLAGRYAYAGRDYVCQRVLEILGARALDSVHNHHNFAWEEEHGGEKLLIVRKGATPAWPGQRCFIGGSMGGISVIAEGVDTEAARKLLRSTVHGAGRTMSRTAAAGKKKWRGGRPIRIGGRFTRQEMNANMKKLGILLRGADTDEDPRCYKNLAEVLALHEDALKILHTLTPLGVAMAGADVRDDFRD, encoded by the coding sequence ATGTCCAAGCCGAATCTCAAACCCCTTGAAATCCGCGGCGCGCCGGTGGACGTCGGCGCCCTCGATCAGATCCGCCGCTGCCTTGAGGACACAGAAGCCGCCGCGGGGGCGCTCCTCGCCGATCACCACCTGGGCTACTCCATGCCCATCGGCGGCGTCATCGCCTACCGCGGCGCCGTCAGCCCCTCGGGCGTGGGCTACGACATCGCCTGCGGGAACAAGGCCGTCCTGACCGATCTGGCGGCCAGCGACGTGCGCCCCGAAATAACCCGCATCATGGACGAAATCTACCAAAGCCTCGAATTCGGCATGGGCCGGGAGAACCCCGAGCCCGTCGGGCACGAACTCTTCGATGACCCCGCCTGGCGGAACGTCCGCCCCATCGGCAAGCTCCGCGGCCTCGCCATGAGCCAGCTCGGCACCATCGGCTCCGGGAACCATTACGTGGACATCTTCCGCGACGAGGCGGACCGGATCTGGATCGGCGTCCACTTCGGCTCGCGCGGCTTCGGCCACAAGACCTGCACCGGCTTCCTCAATCTCGCCAAGGGCCGCCCCTTCGACGCCCGCCCCGGCGGCGAGAACATGCACGCCCCCGCCACCGTCTTCTCCCTCAAGAGCGAGATCGGGCGCGACTACCTCCAGGCCATGAAGCTCGCCGGGCGCTACGCCTACGCCGGGCGCGACTACGTCTGCCAAAGAGTCCTCGAAATCCTCGGGGCGCGCGCCCTCGATTCGGTCCACAACCACCACAACTTCGCCTGGGAGGAAGAACACGGCGGCGAGAAGCTCCTCATCGTCCGCAAGGGCGCCACCCCCGCCTGGCCCGGCCAGCGCTGCTTCATCGGCGGCTCCATGGGCGGCATCTCCGTCATCGCCGAGGGCGTGGACACCGAAGCCGCGCGCAAGCTCCTCCGCTCCACCGTCCACGGCGCGGGCCGCACCATGAGCCGCACCGCCGCCGCCGGCAAGAAAAAATGGCGCGGGGGCCGGCCCATCCGCATCGGCGGGCGCTTCACCCGCCAGGAGATGAACGCGAACATGAAAAAGCTGGGCATCCTCCTGCGCGGCGCCGACACCGACGAGGACCCCCGCTGCTACAAGAACCTCGCCGAGGTCCTCGCCCTGCACGAAGACGCCCTCAAGATTCTCCACACCCTCACCCCCCTCGGCGTCGCCATGGCCGGAGCGGACGTGCGCGACGATTTCCGGGATTAG